A stretch of Rhizobium sp. TH2 DNA encodes these proteins:
- a CDS encoding tartrate dehydrogenase, with protein MSSNHLKIAVIPGDGIGKEVVPEGLRVLKAAAGRFEIDLAFDHFDFASCDYYAAHGKMMPDDWKTRIGGHDAIFFGAVGWPDTVPDHISLWGSLLQFRREFDQYVNLRPVRLMPGVPSPLAGRKPGDIDFFVVRENTEGEYSSIGGKMYPGTEREIVIQETVMSRIGVDRILRYAFDLAQSRGKKHLTSATKSNGISITMPYWDERVEEMGKAYPDVRWDKYHIDILCAHFVLNPDRFDVVVASNLFGDILSDLGPACTGTIGIAPSGNINPERTFPSLFEPVHGSAPDIAGKGVANPIGQVWAGAMMLDHLGHPEAAAAIVSAIQTVLADPITRTRDLGGTASTIECGKAIEAALKNPSNQTRAA; from the coding sequence ATGTCCTCAAATCACCTGAAGATCGCCGTCATTCCCGGCGACGGCATCGGCAAGGAAGTGGTGCCAGAGGGACTGCGCGTGCTGAAAGCAGCCGCCGGCCGCTTCGAGATCGACCTGGCCTTCGATCATTTCGATTTCGCCTCCTGCGACTACTATGCCGCCCATGGCAAGATGATGCCGGACGACTGGAAGACCAGGATCGGCGGTCATGACGCGATCTTCTTCGGCGCCGTGGGTTGGCCGGATACCGTGCCGGATCACATCTCGCTCTGGGGTTCGCTCCTGCAGTTCCGCCGCGAGTTCGACCAGTACGTGAATCTCAGGCCCGTGCGGCTGATGCCCGGCGTGCCGTCGCCGCTGGCGGGCCGTAAGCCGGGCGACATCGATTTCTTCGTCGTGCGGGAAAATACCGAGGGCGAATATTCCTCGATCGGCGGCAAGATGTATCCCGGCACCGAACGCGAGATCGTCATCCAGGAAACGGTGATGAGCCGGATCGGCGTCGACCGCATCCTGCGCTATGCCTTCGATCTGGCACAGAGCCGGGGCAAGAAGCACCTGACATCGGCGACCAAGTCGAATGGCATATCGATCACCATGCCCTATTGGGACGAGCGGGTCGAGGAAATGGGCAAGGCCTATCCCGATGTGCGCTGGGACAAGTATCACATCGATATTCTCTGCGCCCACTTCGTGCTCAATCCGGATCGATTCGACGTCGTCGTCGCCTCCAATCTGTTCGGCGATATCCTCTCCGATCTCGGCCCGGCCTGTACCGGCACAATCGGCATCGCGCCTTCGGGCAATATCAATCCGGAGCGCACGTTCCCGTCGCTGTTCGAGCCTGTGCATGGTTCGGCGCCGGATATTGCCGGCAAGGGGGTCGCTAATCCGATCGGCCAGGTCTGGGCCGGCGCGATGATGCTCGATCATCTCGGCCATCCCGAGGCCGCCGCGGCAATCGTCTCGGCTATCCAGACCGTGCTGGCCGATCCCATTACCCGGACCCGCGATCTCGGCGGCACCGCCAGCACGATTGAATGCGGCAAGGCTATCGAAGCGGCGCTGAAGAATCCGTCCAACCAGACGAGGGCAGCATGA
- a CDS encoding tartrate dehydrogenase yields the protein MREYSIAAIPGDGIGKEVIAAGLEVLSACATRDGQFSLKVENFPWGSDFYKANGVLMPEGGIDQLKKFDAIYFGAVGAPDVPDHLTLWGLRLAICQPFDQYANVRPTRILPGIKSPLAGVTAEDLDWVIVRENSEGEYAGQGGRSHRGLPEEVATEVSIFTRAGVSRIMRFAFELAQKRPRKLLTVVTKSNAQRHGMVLWDEIAREVAADFPDVTWDKMLVDAMTVRMTLHPRSLDTIVATNLHADILSDLAAALSGSIGIAPTANLNPEGRFPSMFEPIHGSAFDITGKGIANPVGTFWSAVMMFEHLGEPAAAARLMRAIERVTADTKLHTPDLKGTATTADVTEAVIAAILGDNT from the coding sequence GTGAGAGAATATAGTATCGCCGCCATTCCCGGTGATGGCATCGGCAAGGAAGTCATCGCTGCGGGGCTCGAGGTTTTGAGCGCCTGCGCAACCCGCGATGGCCAGTTCTCGCTCAAGGTCGAGAATTTCCCCTGGGGCTCGGATTTCTACAAGGCCAACGGCGTGCTGATGCCGGAAGGCGGTATCGACCAACTCAAGAAATTCGACGCCATTTATTTCGGCGCGGTCGGGGCGCCAGATGTGCCGGATCACCTGACTCTCTGGGGCCTGCGCCTCGCCATCTGCCAGCCCTTCGACCAGTATGCCAATGTCCGCCCGACCCGCATCCTGCCCGGCATCAAGAGCCCGCTTGCCGGCGTGACGGCCGAGGATCTCGACTGGGTGATCGTGCGCGAAAATTCCGAAGGCGAATATGCCGGACAGGGCGGCCGCTCACATCGCGGCCTGCCGGAGGAAGTGGCGACCGAAGTCTCCATCTTCACCCGCGCCGGCGTCAGCCGCATCATGCGCTTCGCGTTTGAACTGGCACAGAAGCGGCCGCGCAAGCTACTGACCGTGGTGACCAAGTCGAATGCCCAGCGGCATGGCATGGTTCTGTGGGACGAGATCGCCCGCGAGGTCGCTGCCGATTTCCCCGATGTCACCTGGGACAAGATGCTGGTCGATGCGATGACCGTGCGGATGACGCTTCATCCGCGCTCGCTCGACACGATCGTCGCCACCAACCTGCATGCCGACATCCTCTCGGACCTAGCCGCTGCCCTCTCGGGCTCGATCGGCATCGCGCCGACGGCCAATCTCAATCCCGAGGGGCGCTTTCCCTCGATGTTCGAGCCGATCCATGGTTCGGCCTTCGATATCACTGGCAAGGGCATCGCCAATCCGGTCGGCACATTCTGGTCGGCGGTGATGATGTTCGAGCATCTCGGCGAACCGGCAGCGGCAGCAAGGTTGATGCGAGCCATCGAGCGGGTGACGGCAGACACCAAGCTGCACACACCGGATCTCAAGGGCACGGCGACCACCGCTGACGTGACCGAAGCCGTTATCGCTGCAATCCTCGGCGACAACACCTGA